The DNA sequence CGAAGAGGCCGAACCGCAATGCGAGCTCTTTGACGTTCAAGCGAGATGGAGAGAGCGCCGCAGGCGCGAAGAGGCGGAACGGTGGCGCGGACGCCCCGATGAGCGCTTGCGCGAAGAGGCCAAACTGCCAAACCGAAGTCATCCACATTCAGGTGAGATAGATAGGTAGAATGAATCGAGCCTGGCTGGCCATCGTGGCCGCGGTGATCCTGCTCCCGGTCGTCCTCCGGCACGCCATCGCCACCGAGATCTGGATCTTCGCGATCTTCGGGCTCGGCCTGAACCTGCTCATGGGCTACACGGGGCTGCTCTCCTTCGGCCAGTCGACCTTCTTCGGGTCGGCCGGCTACGTGGCCGGCTACCTGTTGAAGCACTACGGGACCAACGTCTTCCTGGTGCTCGGCATCGGGATCGTGGTGGGCGCCCTGTCGGCGGCCGTCGTGGGCTATCTCTGCGTCCAGCGCTCGGGCCTCTACTTCATCATGCTGACCTTCGCGCTGAACCAGATGTTCTACTTCACGGCCTATCAGTGGACCACGGTGACGGGGGGGGAGGACGGCATGCCCGGCGTGCCACGCCCGAGCATCCTCGGCCTCGACATCCACGGGCCGCTCCCCTACTACACGGTAGTCGCGGTGCTCTTCCTCCTGTCGCTCTGGGTCATGAAGCGCATCGTGGAGTCGCCGCTCGGGAAGATCCTGCAAGCCAT is a window from the Candidatus Rokuibacteriota bacterium genome containing:
- a CDS encoding branched-chain amino acid ABC transporter permease, with product MNRAWLAIVAAVILLPVVLRHAIATEIWIFAIFGLGLNLLMGYTGLLSFGQSTFFGSAGYVAGYLLKHYGTNVFLVLGIGIVVGALSAAVVGYLCVQRSGLYFIMLTFALNQMFYFTAYQWTTVTGGEDGMPGVPRPSILGLDIHGPLPYYTVVAVLFLLSLWVMKRIVESPLGKILQAIRENELRAEALGYNVPRMKLAAFVIGGAFSGLAGVLYAMLFGIMPLEAIGFVFSGNVVFATLIGGSGSLYGPVIGSFVFIWLSEWVSAMWARWPLLLGVAFVIVVLFFRGGVVEAWARFWAWRAAHGAPAHAARADGPR